CGCTCGTCGCAGGTGCCCAGCCGCGCCTCCACGCGCTCGCACACCGGCAGCGCCGCCTGCAGGCGCGTGCGCTCGGGCAGCACGCGGTGCGTCTTCGGGTCCAGCTCGAGCTCCACCAGTCCGAAGGCGCGGCCCTGGCCGGAGGTCTCGATGACCGGCGTGCCGTTCACGAAGTGGCCCACCGGCTGGTGGGTGTGGCCCGCGATGACCGCGTCCAGCGTGCCCGCGGGCAGCGCCTCCAGCAGCTCGAAGATCTCGCTGTCCCCGCGGTCGCACGAGGAGGTGTCGTGCGGGTCGTCCAGGCGCTTGCACACCGCGCCCGCGTGGGCCACGGCCACCACCACCTCGGCGCCCCGCGCGCGCAGGCGCTGGGCCGCGGCGAGCGCCGCGGGCGCCATGGGGCTGAAGCGCAGCCCGGCCACGTTCACCGGGTTGGTCACGCTGGGGGTGGTGGGCGTGGCAAGCCCGAGCACGCCGATGCGCACCCCGTTGCGCTCCACCAGCAGGGTGCCGTCGCCCTTGAGCCACGCGGGCGCGGCGCCGGTGGCGGCCTCCTGCACGTTGGCGGCGAGCACCGCGAAGTGGGCCTCGGCGATGCGGGCCTTGAGCGCCCCCACCGGGTCGTCGCCCGCCTGCGCCACCGAGCGCGCGCCCACGGGGCCGAAGTCGAACTCGTGGTTGCCGAGCGCTGCGGCCACGTAGCCGAGCTGGTTCATCGCGCGCACCACCACCTCGCCCTCGGTGAGGTTGGAGGCGAGCGTGCCCTGGAAGAGGTCTCCGCCGTCCAGCAGCAGCACGCCGTCCGGGTTGTCCTGGCGCAGCGCCGCCACGTAGCCCGCAAAGGTGGCGAGCCCTCCCTGCGTGACGGGCGTGCCGTCCGGCAGCTTGCCCTCGTGCGGCATCACCCAGCCGTGCAGGTCGTTGGTGCCCACCAGCGTGAGGCGCACGGGCGCCGGGGGCAGGGCGGGGGCGCGCGTGGCCGGCGCGCAGCCACAGAGCGGGGTGAGCAGCAGCGCGGCGAGGAGGGCGGGCGGAGAGCGGAGCACGTGTCCGTCTAGAACGGGGGGCCGTCCGCAGACAAGGGCTGCGCGAAAAGCAGCAGGGGTGCGCGGGAGGACTCCTCCCGCGCACCCCCGAGGTCAAACGAAGCTCACGCGAGCGCCGGGAAGGTGACCCCGGCGCCCGGTGTGGGCGCTAGAAGACGTAGCGCGCACCCACCTGCACGCGCCAGCGCGACGCGGTCGGCGAGTGGACCACCGTGGTGGTCTCGGTGGGCTCGGTGAAGGTGTAGATCGGCCGGTTGTTCGCCGCGTCGTAGCCCACCGCCTTGAGGAACTGCGCCGCGTGGGTCTCGAAGTTCGCGTCCTGGCGGAACAGGCCCCAGTCCGCGTTGAGCATGTTGGGCAGGTTGAAGAAGTCCGCCTGCAGCTCCAGGTGCTGGCCCTTGATGAACTCGGGCGAGTTCCAGCCGAGGCGTGCATCGAGCTGGTTCTGCCACGGGTTGCGGCAGGCGCCGCGCTCCGCGAAGCCACCGCGCGAGTCGGCGAGGCAGGGGTGCTTGTCGATGAAGGCGGCCAGGGCGGCGTACTGCGTCGGGTCCTGCAGGGTGATCTGGCTCTCGTCCTTGGGGACGAACACCATGTCGTTGCCGCTGATGCCGTCCGCGTTCACGTCGCCGTTGACGGTCCAGGTGTAGGGCGTGCCGGACTGGCCGATGTAGATGAGGCCCAGGTTGAAGCCGAGCGGCAGCGACGTGGTGCCGGTGACCGTCAGGCGGTGCGGGCGGTCGAACGCGGAGGCGCGCACGTTGCGATCCTCGAGGTTGCCGTCCACGGGCGAGAACTGGAAGTTCGAGAGCGCCTGGGAGCTGGTGAGCGAGATGCGGTCCATCGAGCGCGAGTAGGTGTAGGCCACGCGCGCGTCCACGATGTCCGCGAGCGTCTTGCGCACGCCGAAGGTGGCGCTGGTCACGTAGCCACCGTTCTTGTTGTAGACCTTCACGGCCTGGCGCAGGTTGACGGGGTCGAAGCGCTTGGGCGCGGCCGAGAAGCCGGTGGCGCCGAAGGTGCCGTACAGCGCGCGGCCCTCGCCGCTCAGGTCGTCCTGGCGGACCAGGTTCGCGTCCGTGGTGTACCAGCCGTTGATGTCGCGGGTGTAGAGCAGGTCCACGGTGCCCACGAGGCCCAGCGGCAGGCGGCGGTCCATGCCGAGCGCGACGCGGAAGTTCTGCGGGTACTTGGTCTTCGCGTCGAAGTAGTCGATCTCACCCTGGTTCGTCGGCGCGGTGGGCGTGCTGGTGCCGCCGGCGCAGTCGTAGGGCTGGGCGTTCGGGTCGGTGGTGAAGGCCGGCACGCCCGCACCCGTGGTGGCGTTGCGGTTACAGGTCAGCTCCACCTGGGACAGGCCGTTCACGCCGTAGGCGTTGGAGACCCAGACGTAGGGGGGGCGGCCGGAGAAGATGCCGGTGCCGCCGCGCAGCACGGTGTTGCCGCCGTCCACGTCCCAGTTGAAGCCGAGGCGGGGCGACCAGAGCGGGTTGCCCGAGGGCACCTTGCTGGTGTCGATGGCGAGCGCCGCATTGTCCACCAGGCGCGGGTTCGCGTTCGCCTTGGAGAGGAGCGGGATGTCCACGCGCAGGCCCGGGGTGATGCTCAGGCCCTCGAAGGGCGTCCAGTTGTCCTGCACGTAGAAGCCGGGCTGGAACACGCTGAAGGCGGCCGTTCCCGGGTCCTGCACGTCGCTCACGCCGAAGCGGCGCTGGAAGGAGGCCGCGCGACCCGCCTCCAGGTCGTCCAGGCTGTTGAAGGCCCACACGCCGGTGGACGCCTGGAGGAAGGCGTTGCGGATCTTCAGGTACTCGGTGCTCGTGCCCGCGGTGAGGGCGTGGCTGCCCATCTTGTAGGTGAGGCTGTCCTGCAGCTGGTAGATGTCCTGGTCCAGCGTGTTGAGCTGGCTGAAGCGCTCGGCGCCCGCGGCGAGCCAGGAGTCGGCCGTGCCGAGCTTGCCGGACTTCACGAGGATGAGCGGCGAGTTGTCGCTCGGATCGCGCTGGTCGCGCAGGATGGAGAAGCCGGTGAGGAACTCGTTGGAGAGCTTGCCGTCCAGCCAGCTGCTGGTGAGCTTCACGCGCGCCACGTGGCTCGCGGTGGACTGGGCGTAGCCGGCGTTGGACAGCTGGTAGCCGTCGCGCAGGCGGCCCGGGATGCTCGGCGAGGTGGGCGAGCGGGTCAGGTTGTCCTGGTCCGCGGTCACCAGGTTGTAGGAGACCTCCGCGTAGCTGTTCGGGATGGCGCTGGTGCTCAGCTTGGCGAACAGGTTGTGGTCCGGGTTGTGGAGCGAGGTGCCCAGCGCGGTGCCCGGGTTCTGCATCCCGTACTTGTTGGTGAGGATGGACTGGAAGCGCTCGGCCTCCGCGTTGGTGAAGCCGGCGCGGGCCAGGTCGTCCGTGGGGTCGCCGCTCAGCTGGAAGGCGTTGCCGAAGGCGCTCTTGCGCGACTGCAGGTCCGTGGTGATGAAGAAGTGGAGCTTGTCCTTGATGATCGGACCGCCCAGGCTCACGCCGTACTGCAGGACGTTGTAGTCGAGGAAGGTCGGGTCGTCGCGGTCACCGGCCAGCTTCTTGTTCTGCCAGTAGCCGAAGAGCGAGCCGCGGAACTCGTTGCTGCCGCTCTTGGTGATGGCGTTCACCATGCCGCCGGCGAAGTTGCCGTAGCGCACGTCGAAGGGCGACACCTGCACGACGAAG
This genomic interval from Aggregicoccus sp. 17bor-14 contains the following:
- a CDS encoding bifunctional UDP-sugar hydrolase/5'-nucleotidase; protein product: MLRSPPALLAALLLTPLCGCAPATRAPALPPAPVRLTLVGTNDLHGWVMPHEGKLPDGTPVTQGGLATFAGYVAALRQDNPDGVLLLDGGDLFQGTLASNLTEGEVVVRAMNQLGYVAAALGNHEFDFGPVGARSVAQAGDDPVGALKARIAEAHFAVLAANVQEAATGAAPAWLKGDGTLLVERNGVRIGVLGLATPTTPSVTNPVNVAGLRFSPMAPAALAAAQRLRARGAEVVVAVAHAGAVCKRLDDPHDTSSCDRGDSEIFELLEALPAGTLDAVIAGHTHQPVGHFVNGTPVIETSGQGRAFGLVELELDPKTHRVLPERTRLQAALPVCERVEARLGTCDERALKEAGAGAQLVPARFRGHPVQADPAMGALLGEALARVQQEQQRPLGVRVPAPLKRAYEAESDLGNVLTDALRAVAGVDVALLNSGGLRADLPAGELRYGDVFEVLPFDNTLATLTLSPAELRQLLDAAYGHKGGILQVSGLRVTLAGCAGQAHVEAVTREDGRPLPASARLRVAMPDFLARGGSGLDAVTRALPPGSIDLGEQRPLTVRDALVEYWKAQGQPLVAPPRGRITRLPAPREGCSP
- a CDS encoding TonB-dependent receptor — translated: MRHFIHPSQLRVAAFAAVLAFAFTSLAQGVTGSALFGKITEPGGQPIPDAVVEIRNESTGATFVAVTDGSGGYMLDNVPPGGPYTVSVSATGFFGTQGKGYQLLLGNRLKLDAKLQKQEEMGEQLTVVGHELDAFSDRGRNGPSTTVTGKQMVELPLQGRNFSDLISTAPQAANGSMAGQNTKFNNIQIDGASYNDMFGLASNGTPGGQAGAKALSIEAIDSFVVQVSPFDVRYGNFAGGMVNAITKSGSNEFRGSLFGYWQNKKLAGDRDDPTFLDYNVLQYGVSLGGPIIKDKLHFFITTDLQSRKSAFGNAFQLSGDPTDDLARAGFTNAEAERFQSILTNKYGMQNPGTALGTSLHNPDHNLFAKLSTSAIPNSYAEVSYNLVTADQDNLTRSPTSPSIPGRLRDGYQLSNAGYAQSTASHVARVKLTSSWLDGKLSNEFLTGFSILRDQRDPSDNSPLILVKSGKLGTADSWLAAGAERFSQLNTLDQDIYQLQDSLTYKMGSHALTAGTSTEYLKIRNAFLQASTGVWAFNSLDDLEAGRAASFQRRFGVSDVQDPGTAAFSVFQPGFYVQDNWTPFEGLSITPGLRVDIPLLSKANANPRLVDNAALAIDTSKVPSGNPLWSPRLGFNWDVDGGNTVLRGGTGIFSGRPPYVWVSNAYGVNGLSQVELTCNRNATTGAGVPAFTTDPNAQPYDCAGGTSTPTAPTNQGEIDYFDAKTKYPQNFRVALGMDRRLPLGLVGTVDLLYTRDINGWYTTDANLVRQDDLSGEGRALYGTFGATGFSAAPKRFDPVNLRQAVKVYNKNGGYVTSATFGVRKTLADIVDARVAYTYSRSMDRISLTSSQALSNFQFSPVDGNLEDRNVRASAFDRPHRLTVTGTTSLPLGFNLGLIYIGQSGTPYTWTVNGDVNADGISGNDMVFVPKDESQITLQDPTQYAALAAFIDKHPCLADSRGGFAERGACRNPWQNQLDARLGWNSPEFIKGQHLELQADFFNLPNMLNADWGLFRQDANFETHAAQFLKAVGYDAANNRPIYTFTEPTETTTVVHSPTASRWRVQVGARYVF